The Akkermansia muciniphila genome includes the window ACGCCCAGATAGGTGGCCGCCGCCGTCTTGTAGCGCGGCGGCGTCATCATCGGGGTGCCCGGCTGGTTCAGCCAGGCGTCCAGGCCGTTCATCTCCTGGATATGGGCCTCCCCTTCCGTATGGGCTCCCAGCAGCTTCATCCAGCGTTCGTACTCCGGGGAGGAAACCAGGGCCTTTCTGGCGGCGGCGCTCGCAAAACGGTCCACCACCACATACTCCCCGTTTCCGTCGGAGGGCCGCAGGACGCTGATGCCCACATGCCCGGGGCAGCTCAGCACAAAATTGACGAAATCCCGCATGGCGTGCTCAAACTGGCCTTCATGTCCCGGCAGAATATGCCGGCGCACCACAACGGTCACTTCCTCTGAAGGATTGATGGCGTTCAT containing:
- a CDS encoding antibiotic biosynthesis monooxygenase, encoding MNAINPSEEVTVVVRRHILPGHEGQFEHAMRDFVNFVLSCPGHVGISVLRPSDGNGEYVVVDRFASAAARKALVSSPEYERWMKLLGAHTEGEAHIQEMNGLDAWLNQPGTPMMTPPRYKTAAATYLGVCLVIFLLNITVGGPIRSVLPGWLSFFLFNACVVALLTWVFMPLISSILSPWLFKAQAGTIPGTTPNHDENNEKQ